TAGTTGTTGTATTTTGTTTTAATTAAAAGCGTTAGAATCGCAGCAATGAAAGTGGAGCAGAGGATAGAAGGATGAATCAAGCATTTTTAGAGCATTTAAGTAGTGAGCTAGACAGTATCAAGTCTGAGGGGCTATTTAAAGGCGAACGGGTAATTACTTCGCAGCAGCAGGCTAATATTGAAGTTGCTGGTGGTGAGCACGTTCTTAATTTTTGTGCCAATAACTACCTAGGTTTGGCTAACCATCCCCGCTTAATTGAGGCTGCACAAAAAGGTCTGGATCGTTATGGCTTTGGTGTAGCTTCAGTTCGTTTTATTTGTGGTACCCAGGATATTCATAAAAGCTTAGAAGCTAAATTAAGTGAATTTTTAGGGATGGAAGATACTATCCTTTACTCCTCCTGCTTTGATGCAAATGGTGGTTTATTTGAGACGATTTTAGGCACTGAAGATGCCGTTATTTCTGATGCGTTAAATCATGCCTCGATTATTGATGGGGTTCGCTTGTGTAAAGCAAAACGTTACCGCTATGCCAATAATGATATGGCTGACTTGGAAGCTCAGTTAAAAGCAGTTGATGAAGCAGGAGCTCGGTTTAAGCTAATCGTTACTGATGGTGTATTTTCTATGGATGGGATTATTGCTGATCTTAAATCAGTTTGTGATTTAGCTGACAAATACGATGCCTTGGTAATGGTTGATGATTCTCATGCGGTAGGTTTTGTTGGTGAAAATGGCCGTGGCAGTCATGAGTATGCGGGAGTAATTGATCGTATTGATATTATTACTGGTACTTTAGGGAAGGCGCTAGGTGGTGCTTCTGGTGGTTATACCTCGGGTCGGAAAGAAATAATTGATATTCTTCGCCAACGCTCTCGCCCTTATTTATTTTCTAATTCACTTGCACCTTCAATCGCTACTGCTTCTATTGAAGTGTTGGATATGCTGAAACAAGGTAGTGATCTTCGTGCGCGCCTGTGGGATAACGCTGCTTATTTCCGTGCAGAAATGGAAAAAGCAGGCTTTACTTTGGCTGGTAAAGATCATGCGATTATCCCTGTGATGATTGGTGATGCTGCTTTGGCTGCCCAAATGGCGGATATGATGTTAGAAAAAGGTATCTATGTGATTGGTTTCAGTTATCCTGTGGTACCCAAAGGTCAAGCGCGAATTCGGACTCAAATTAGTGCTGGGCACACCAAACAGCAAATTGATAAAGCAGTTGCAGTTTTTATTGAAGTAGGAAAAGCCCTCAACATTATTTAATTAAGAGGATGGCATGAAAGCATTAGCCAAGCTCAAGCGGGAAGAAGGTATTTGGATGACTGACAGGCCTCAGCCTGAAGTTGGTCATAACGATCTGCTAATTAAAATAAATAAAACAGCGATTTGTGGTACTGATATTCATATTTATAACTGGGATGAATGGTCACAAAAAACCATTCCGGTGCCAATGGTGACAGGCCATGAATATGCAGGGGAAGTTGTTGGTATTGGTGAAGAAGTTGTTGGATTTGAGATTGGTGATCGGGTTTCTGGGGAAGGCCATATTACCTGTGGGCATTGTCGTAACTGCCGGGCTGGGCGCCGCCATTTATGCCGAAACACTGTAGGTGTCGGGGTTAATCGTGATGGCGCTTTTGCAGAGTATTTAGTTATTCCTGCGTTTAATGCTTTCAAGCTGCCAGATGAAATTAGTGATGAATTAGCAGCTATTTTTGATCCGTTTGGTAATGCAGTACATACGGCACTTGCCTTTGACTTGGTGGGAGAGGATGTGCTGATTACTGGTGCAGGCCCTATTGGTATTATGGCTGCAGCTGTTGCTAAGCATGTGGGGGCACGGCACGTAGTAATCACAGATATTAATGATTATCGACTGAGTTTAGCCAAGCAAATGGGGGCTACCCGCACGGTTAATGTAGCTAAAGAACAGCTGGAAGAAGTAATGAAGCAGCTGAAAATGGAAGAGGGCTTTGATGTGGGCCTGGAAATGTCTGGTGTACCTGTTGCCTTTAAGTCCATGCTGAAAAATATGAATCATGGTGGCAAGATCGCTATGCTGGGGATTCCACCAGGGGAAATGGCTATTGATTGGAGTGAGGTCATTTTTAAAGGGCTTGATATTAAAGGTATTTACGGCAGAGAGATGTTTGAAACCTGGTATAAAATGGCCAGTTTAATTCAGTCCGGACTGGATTTGACCCCAATGATTACCCATCGCTTTCATGTTGATGACTTTCAGCAGGGGTTCGATATCATGCGTTCCGGTCAGTCAGGAAAAGTTGTGTTAAATTGGGATTAGAAGTTTATTCATTTAAAAAAAAGGGTTAGTAGTGCAAAGCTGCTAACCCTTTTTTGTTTTCTGAGACTCTTTGGTTTTCTTGGCAAATAAAACAAACTGGCTAACAGGGTATTTTTAAATGCAGCAACTAATCTATCGCTGGCTAATTTTTCTTGGTATTTCCCATGTGTTGTTAGGTCTTTTATTTGCTGTATTGGCAAATACTCAGCTGTTTGCTGCTTACACTCAATATTTATTTAAGCAGTTTGATGCTACTCAAGCTGCTAATCAAGTTGATCTACTTGGCACTATGTTGCAATTATTTGGGGTCACTGTTGCCAGCTGGGGAGTGTTATTTACAGTAGCAGTGCATCAATATTGGTGTGACGGAGGTTCTCTACTCAAAAAAGCAATTTGTATAGCGGTCGTTGTTTGGCTTGTGCTTGATACTTGCATTTCTCTTTACTGGGGCATAGAAGTTCATGCTTATTTAAATATGCCCGTAGGATTGGCTATGTTGCTACCTATGTTATTGCTAAAACCAAGACAAGCAGTGAACTACCGTATTGTTCTTCCTGAGCAATATAAGCTAAATGACAAAAAGAAATTTTTAATCACAGGTGGTACTGGTTTTATTGGCAAGCCGTTGGTGCAAACACTGATTGATCAAGGGCATGAAGTAATAGTGTTAACTAGAAATATTGCATCGGGAGCCAAAGGTATTCAAGGTAAAGTAACTTATATTACTGCGCTGGACTATGTGTCTGATAAAGATCAAATAGACGTTATTATTAATTTAGCTGGCGAGCCGCTTGCAGGTAGTCGTTGGAATAAAAAGAAGAAAGCCGGTTTTTTATCTAGCCGATTAAATACAACTAGTGAATTGCTTGCGTTAGTGCAGAGGCTTGAGCAAAAACCTCAGTCGCTGATCAGTGGCTCGGCAATTGGTTTCTATGGCCCTCATGCGGATGAAGAGTTAGATGAGCAGGCAGGTTGTGTTGATGGCTTTTCACACCAGCTATGTCATCAGTGGGAGCAAGCTGCGCTCAAGTTTGAAGAGCATGGCTTAAGAGTGTGTCTATTAAGAATGGGGGTTGTGCTGGGAAAAAATGGTGGCCCCTTGGTGCAGTTACAGATTCCATTTAAGTTAAAGGTAGCAACCCAATTAGGAGAAGGTAAGCAATGGATGTCTTGGGTACATTTGGATGATGTAATTGCCATGATGTGCTATTTGGTTGCTCAGCATGATATCGAAGGAGCAGTAAATATCACTGCGCCCCAGCCAGTCACTAATGAGCAATTTGCAGAAAGTTTAGGTAGAGTTGAGAAAACTTGGTTTAAATTTAGGATGCCGGCAGCTTGGTTAAAAGTGTTGGTTGGTGAGATGGCAACAGAAGTACTGTTAACAGGACAAAGAGTTGTGCCTTCAAAAATAGTTAAAAATGGATATCAATTTAAATATCCAGAGCTTCATTCCTGTTTGAAGTCGCTTAGTTAAAAAATAATTGATAGGACTAACTTGCATCATATTGGCTTTTCATTAAGCTGCCCAATTATTTTATTTGAACTGAACATTATGGATGCTTTATTAAAGCTGTTGGCTGATGGCCAATTTCACTCTGGTGATGCCCTTGGGAAGTCTTTGGGGGTTAGTCGTGCTGCAGTTTGGAAACAGTTAAAAAAGTTGCAAGAGTGGGGGTTAGAGCTTCAATCAGTAAAAGGTAAAGGCTATCGCCTCGGGGCAGGTGTTAGTTTGTTGAGTCAAGCAAAGTTGGAGCAGCTACCGCAAATTCTTAGTGGGGAATATCAATTAAGGTTACTAGCTACTTCTACCTCTACTAATGACGATGTTCAGCAGTTCCTTAAGCAGAGTCCAGGTAAAAAGCTTATTTGTATGGCTGAGTATCAAGCTAGTGGGCGTGGTAGGCAAGGTAAACAGTGGGTGAGTCCGTTTGCAAGCAACTTATATATGACCCTCAGTTGGCCGGTTAGCAAAGGAGTACACACGCTAGAAGGGCTGAGCTTGGTTGTAGGCTTGGCATTAGCGAAAGGGTTATCTCAACTAGGCATCAATGACTTAAAAGTAAAATGGCCTAATGACCTTTATTGGCGGCGCCAAAAATTAGCTGGGATATTAATAGAGATAGTGGGTGATTTATATGGTAGCTGCACTGTCATTATTGGTGTTGGCTTAAATGTAATGATGCCTTCTGATTGGCGAAGCAAAGTGAGTCAGCAGTTTGTTGATCTAGCATCAATTAAACAAGATCGAGTAGATCGAAACGAAGTCGCTTTAAATGTGTTGAAAAACATATTCTCCTTCCTTGATAGATTTACAGAAACTGGGTTCTCAGCATTTAAAGAAGACTGGGCAGAATACGATGCATGTTTAAACCAGCCTGTAAAAGTGATTGCAGGTGAAAGTGAGCTGTTTGGAGTTGCTAGAGGGGTAGAAGACAGCGGAGCCCTTATCGTCGAAATGGAAGATGGGCAGCGGCAAACGTTTAGTGGTGGTGAGGTTAGCCTGAGACCCTTATGAATCGTCTAGAAGTAGATGTAGGAAATACTCGAATTAAGTGGCGCTATGCAGAAAGTAGCTGCTATGTAGCTAAGGGGGTGCTTGACTTAAATGAGGCGTCAGGACTTGCTAAAAAACTAAGAATACAAGGTATCATGCCGCAGCAAGTTTTTGTTGCAAATGTTGCTGGTGAAGAAGTTGGGTTGCAGCTTAAGCAAAGTTGTCAAAGTGGCTGGGAGGTAGAGCCTTATTTTGTTAAAACCCAAAAAAATGCTTATGGCATTGAAGTGGCCTATGCTGATGTGACAAAGCTGGGAGTAGACCGCTGGCTGGCTATGCTGGGTTGTCATCATTTATACCCTAATTGCAGTAAGGTAGTTGTGAGCTTGGGGTCGGCAATAACGATTGATGTTATTGATATGAATGGTATGCATGAAGGTGGTTATATAGTGCCAGGTTTTCGGCTGATGAGAGAAAGCCTTCGTGTGAACACTGCTCAGGTGCAAGTTGATAGTACTAATTTGCGGCGAGTTGATTTAGGTAAAAATACGGCTGAAGCTGTAGAACATGGCATGTTAAAAATGGTCATAGCTTTTATTGAATCAGTGGTTGCTCCGTTAAAGCTACAAAATAGCGAAGCTATTGTGGTGATAGCCGGGGGTGATGCAGCTGCTATCGCTTCTTCTTTAACAGTCGACTATCTGCATGAGCCTGAGCTGGTACTCGATGGGTTGGCATTGATCGCACAATAATATGCGTTGGATATTTATTTGCTTGGTAATAACAAACTTGATTGTGGCGGGTTACTACTGGCATCAAGGCAATCAAACAGCACCAGTTAAAGGTGCAAGCTTGTCTGTTAAAACTAGCAGTAAGGTTGCCTCTCTTACCTTGCTTGCTGAATCTGAATTAAAGCCTCGTAAGCTTTCGTCAAATAGCAAGAGCAATAAAAGTACGACTGGTGTTAATACGGCAACTGGAAACTCAATAACTAATAAAGAAGAGTTTTGCGCTAGCATTGGCCCAATTGCTGAAGCAAAAATACTAAAGCAAATTGAGCAGCGCTTTTTGGCTATAGGAATTAAGCCTGCCCGAAAAAATGTTCAGGTAAATACGGAGCCTGATTATTGGGTGTATATTAAACCACTGATTTCCCGTCGAACAGCATTAAGAAAGCTAAAAGAGTTAAAGGCGCAAGGGCGCGATAGCTTTATTATTACTGATGGCGAATTAAAGAATGGGCTATCCTTAGGCTTGTTTACTAAGCAAAGCTCTGCACTTAACTTACAAAATGAAATGAAATCTGCGGGTTATGATGTAGCTGTCAAAGTTGTTGAGCGGTTTAAAAACGAAACATGGTTGAACTTTTCGCCATCAGAATTAGAGCTAATTGCTGATCAGGTTTGGGTCGGACTGGCTAATAATTACCGATTTATAGAAAAAAGAAGAATTCGTTGTAAAGACGTTGCATCTTATTAAGTCTTCCCGTAGAATTGCGCCCGCGTTTAACGGAGAGTTTTTGCCGGTATAGCTCAGTTGGTAGAGCAACTGACTTGTAATCAGTAGGTCCTGGGTTCGACTCCTAGTGCCGGCACCAAAATAAGCTTGACAAAGCAAATTCTCTAAATATTATAAGCGTCTCCTTGGTGGGGTTCCCGAGCGGCCAAAGGGATCAGACTGTAAATCTGACGCGTAAGCTTCGCTGGTTCGAATCCAGCCCCCACCACCAAATTCAAGCGGGTGTCGTATAATGGCTATTACCTCAGCCTTCCAAGCTGATGATGCGGGTTCGATTCCCGCCACCCGCTCCAAATAAAGTAATACAGTATTTATTAAAGCTCATATAGCTCAGTCGGTAGAGCACTTCCTTGGTAAGGAAGAGGTCACCGGTTCAAATCCGGTTATGAGCTCCAGAGTTGGCAGGTGATAAGTGGTTCATCTGCTTTTTTGTGTAGAGTGGCGAATCTCTTAATGGGAGTTGGTCTCGATGGCTAAAGAAAAGTTTGAACGTACCAAGCCGCATGTTAACGTGGGTACTATCGGCCACGTTGACCACGGTAAAACTACATTAACTGCAGCATTAACTCGGGTTTGTGCTGAGGCGTTTGGTGGTGAAGTAAAAGCATTCGATCAAATCGATAATGCACCAGAAGAGCGCGAGCGTGGTATTACTATCTCAACTGCACACGTTGAGTATGATTCTCCAACTCGTCACTATGCACACGTTGACTGTCCAGGACACGCTGACTATGTGAAAAACATGATCACTGGTGCGGCTCAGATGGACGGCGCTATCTTAGTTTGTTCTGCAGCTGACGGCCCCATGCCTCAGACTCGTGAGCACATCTTATTGTCTCGTCAGGTCGGTGTACCTTACATCGTTGTTTTCTTAAACAAAGCTGACATGGTAGACGACGAAGAGTTGCTTGAGCTGGTAGAAATGGAAGTGCGTGAGCTGTTAAGCCAGTATGACTTCCCAGGCGACGACACCCCAATCATCACCGGATCTGCGCTAATGGCACTAGAAGGTAAAGATGATAATGGTATGGGCTCTTCTGCGGTTAAGAAGTTGGTTGAGACTTTAGACGAGTACATTCCAGAGCCAGAGCGTGCTATTGATCAGCCATTCTTGATGCCTATCGAAGACGTATTCTCTATTTCAGGTCGCGGTACAGTCGTAACCGGTCGTGTAGAGCGTGGCATTGTTAAGGTTGGTGAAGAAATAGAAATCATTGGTATCCGTGACACTCAAAAGACTACCTGTACTGGTGTTGAGATGTTCCGTAAGCTGCTTGACGAAGGTCGTGCAGGTGAGAACGTTGGTGTGTTGTTACGTGGTACTAAGCGTGATGATGTAGAGCGTGGCCAAGTATTGGCTGTTCCTGGCTCTATCACTCCACACACTAAGTTTGAGTCAGAAGTATACGTATTAAGTAAAGATGAAGGTGGTCGTCATACACCATTCTTCAAAGGCTATCGCCCACAGTTCTACTTCCGTACTACGGATGTGACAGGTGCTGTTGAGTTACCAGAAGGCGTTGAAATGGTAATGCCTGGCGATAACATTCAAATGAAAGTTGAGCTGATTGCACCAATTGCTATGGAAGAAGGCTTACGCTTCGCTATCCGTGAAGGTGGTCGTACTGTAGGTGCTGGTGTAGTAGCAAAAATTATTGAGTAAAGTTGGAATATGGTGCTAGTTTTTAGCTAGCACCATGGTTACAGGCCAGTAGTTCAATTGGTAGAGCACCGGTCTCCAAAACCGGGGGTTGGGGGTTCGATTCCCTCCTGGCCTGCCATCTCTTAGAGCACCTGATCATGAATGCAAAGATTGAAGTTGAAAACCAAGGCCGTCTAGATGGTCTAAAGTGGTTTGTGGTATTTGCTGTTGTAGCTGCGGGAGCCTACGGTAATTACTTTTATCAAAGCGAATCTTTGCTTTATCGTGTAATAGCCCTCCTTGTCCTAGGTTTAGCAGCAGGCTACGTTGCTTTAACTACGGTTAAAGGCCAAAAATTCTGGACTTTAGTTAAAGATGCTAAAGTTGAAGTACGGAAAGTTGTTTGGCCGACTAAGCAAGAAACCGTTCAAACTACCATAATTGTTGTAGCTGTAGTGATCTTGATGGGATTTGTTTTGTGGCTAATTGATTGGGCATTGAATTCAATTGTTAATGGTTTGATTGGGTAACCGCTCATGGCTAAGCGTTGGTATGTTGTGCATGCATATTCAGGATATGAAAAGCAAGTTATGCGTTCTATTAAAGAACGCATTGAGTTGCACGACATGCAAGACTTATTTGGTGAGGTTTTAGTACCTACTGAAGAAGTAGTAGAGATTAAAAGTGGCCAGAAGCGTAAAAGTGAACGTAAGTTCTTTCCAGGCTATGTATTAGTACAGATGGAAATGAACGACGACAGTTGGCACCTAATTAAAGATACCCCAAGAGTAATGGGCTTTATTGGCGGAACTGCTGATCGTCCTGCGCCTATTACTGAGCGTGAGGCTCAAGCTATCTTAAAGCGTGTTGAAGATGGTTCAGATAAGCCGAAACCGAAAACTCTGTTTGAACCAGGTGAGGTTGTTCGGGTTATCGATGGACCATTTGCAGATTTTAATGGCGTAGTTGAAGAAGTTAACTACGAGAAAAACAGGTTACAAGTTGCCGTATTAATATTTGGTCGTTCAACACCAGTTGAACTAGAATTTGTCCAAGTAGAAAAAGGCTAATAGATTTCTTTTAGACCTGCACTGCATACGCAGTGTGGGTCTTTATTGTCTGTCAAAATGATGACTTTCAACAAAGGGGAGCTGAGTTACTAGAAGGCCTTTCATAATAAGCCTAGTCCTAAGTAACAAAGCGCTTAACCCATAGTCGAGGTGAACAATGGCTAAAAAAGTAGAAGCCTATATCAAGCTGCAAGTGGCAGCTGGTCAAGCTAACCCAAGCCCTCCTGTTGGTCCTGCATTGGGTCAGCATGGCGTTAACATTATGGAGTTCTGTAAAGCGTTTAACGCCAAAACTCAAAGCATGGAACAGGGTATGCCTATTCCAGTTGTGATTACTGTATACAGTGACCGCAGCTTTACTTTTGAGACTAAAACCCCACCTGCATCTGTGTTATTGAAAAAAGCAGCCAAGCTGAAAAAAGGCAGTGGCCGTCCTAACACTGAAAAAGTAGGTACTGTGACTCGTGAGCAACTAGAAGAGATCGCTAAGACTAAAGAGCCTGACTTAACGGCAGCCGATCTTGATGCAGCGGTTCGAACTATCGCTGGTAGTGCTCGCAGCATGGGCTTAAATGTGGAGGGTGTGTAATGGCCAAGTTATCTAAGCGCGCAAAAGCCATTGCTGAGAAAATTGATCGCACAAAAGCGTATCCAATTCAAGAAGCTGCACAGCTATTAGCTGAAATCTCTGCTGTCAAGTTTACTGAGTCTTTTGATGTTGCAGTTAACTTGGGCGTTGATCCTCGTAAATCTGACCAAGTTGTTCGTGGCTCTACTGTATTGCCTAACGGTACTGGTAAAGATGTGCGTGTTGCAGTTTTTACCCAAGGCCCAAATGCTGATGCAGCTAAAGAAGCTGGTGCTGATATCATTGGTATGGACGATTTGGCAGCTGAAGTAAAAGGCGGCAACTTAAACTTTGACGTTGTTATTGCTTCTCCTGATGCAATGCGTGTTGTTGGTCAGTTAGGTCAAATTCTAGGCCCACGCGGTCTGATGCCAAACCCTAAAGTGGGCACTGTAACACCTAACGTAGCTGAAGCGGTAAAAAATGCTAAGGCTGGTCAGGTAAGATACCGTACAGATAAAAACGGTATTATCCACTGTGGCGTTGGTAAAGTAGGTTTTGCTGCTGATGCAGTTAAACAGAATATTGAAGCGTTGCTGGCTGACTTGAAAAAAGCTAAGCCAGCTTCTGCCAAAGGCGTCTACATGAAAAAGGTTACCTTATCTACAACGATGGGGCCTGGCTTGACGGTTGATATTTCAAGCCTAGACGTTTAACAGACTTTGGGGTTCTTGCTTATCTTAAATAGTAATTAATGTTTAAGGTAAGACAGGAGCCGTCAAAGACCGTAGGTGTTGTTTTTTAGTGATAAAAAATAGCTTAATTTTCCTACGCAGACGGTGTAGCTTCATTATCCAATGAGCCCTTCACCGTATTCTTAAGTAAAAGGCAGTTGTTTTATACAAATGCTTTTTACCAAAACAGAAATTCCTTTTTTTAGGAGTAAAGCCAATGGCATTAAAACTCGAAGACAAGAAGGCGATTGTCGCTGAGGTCAACGAGGCTGCCAAAAGCGCTTTATCAGCAGTAATCGCTGATTACCGTGGTTTAACGGTTGATCAGATGACTGCTCTCCGCAAGCAAGCTCGTGAAGGCAGCGTTTATTTAAAGGTTGTTCGTAACACACTTGCTCGCCGCGCAGTTGAAGGCACTGATTATGAGTGTCTACAAGAAGCGTTAACTGGTCCAACAGTAATTGCTTTCTCTAACGAAGATCCAGGTGCAGCTGCACGTGTAATTCAAGACTTCGCTAAAGAAAACAAAGAACTGGAAGTAAAAGCATTGTCAATTGGTGGTCAATTACTTGGCCCAGAGCAAATTGATGTGCTGGCGAAGATGCCTACTTTGGATCAGGCTCGCGCAATGCTGATGAGTGTAATGATTGCACCAGTAACCAAGCTGGCACGTACTCTAAACGAGTTCCCAGCGAAAATTACCCGTGCAGTGGCAGCGGTTCGCGACCAGAAGAAAGAAGCAGCTTAATTTTATTAATTAGCTGTTTTTTACAAGTTTGGTTTTACCTACAGAATTTTAGGAGATTAGAGTAATGGCTCTGTCTAAAGAAGATATCTTAAATGCAATTGCTGAAATGAGCGTAATGGAAGTTGTTGAGCTTGTTGAAGCAATGGAAGACAAATTCGGTGTTTCTGCTGCTGCTGCAGTTGCTGCTGCTCCTGTTGCTGCTGGTGACGCTCCAGCTGCTGAAGAGCAAACTGAATTTGACGTAATCTTAGCTAGCGCTGGTGACAAGAAAGTGAACGTAATCAAAGCGGTTCGCGGTATCACTGGTCTTGGCTTAAAAGAAGCTAAAGCTTTAGTTGACGGTGCGCCTGCTCCTGTTAAAGAAGGTGCTACTAAAGAAGAAGCTGAAGACGCTAAAAAGCAGCTGGAAGAAGCTGGTGCAACTGTGGAAGTTAAGTAATTCCACTGACTGCATAAATTCTTTTCCAATTTGGCTGGTACCTCGTGGTGCCGGCCTTTTGCTGTTGTAAAGTCAGTAATATACAGCTGATGTTGCACAATTACAGCATACAGATGCTGCTTAAAAGGACAATACTTTAGTTCTTATTTTCACTGCGCGCTTATTTACGACATGCGTAAAAGCGCTGGTTAGCAGGTGACCAAGCTGGGGAACGCTAATGGCTTACTCATATACTGAGAAAAAACGTATCCGTAAGGATTTCGGCAAACTGCCGCATGTTATGGATATTCCTTATCTCCTGGCAATTCAGCTTGATTCTTACCGCAAGTTTTTACAGGCAGGAGTCAGCTCGAATCAACGTAATGACTTTGGTTTGCATGCCGCTTTTAAATCCGTTTTTCCAATCGTAAGTTACTCAGGTAGTGCGGCTCTTGAGTACGTAGGCTACAAACTGGGTGAACCAGCTTTTGATGTTAAAGAGTGTCAACTCCGCGGCGTCACTTATGCTGTTCCACTTCGGGTTAAAGTCCGCCTGATTATTTACGACAAGGATTCAGCAAACAAAGCAATCAAAGACATCAAAGAGCAAGAAGTTTATATGGGAGAGATCCCATTAATGACCGAAAACGGTACCTTTGTTATTAATGGTACTGAGCGGGTGATAGTTTCCCAGTTGCATCGTTCTCCTGGGGTGTTCTTTGATCATGACCGTGGAAAAACTCACTCTTCAGGCAAGTTGCTTTATTCTGCCCGAATTATTCCTTATCGCGGCTCTTGGCTGGATTACGAGTTTGATCCAAAAGACTTGCTATATGTGCGTATCGACCGTCGTCGTAAGTTGCCAGCATCAATATTGCTTAGAGCGTTAGGCTATTCATCTGAGCAAATTCTCGATATGTTCTTTGATACCAATAAGTTTCACGTCAGTGATGATGGGGTGTCAATGGAACTGGTGCCTGAACGCTTGCGTGGTGAAGCGGCTAGCTTTGATATTAAAGATATAGATGGCAGTGTTATTGTTGAGCAAGGTCGTCGGATTACTGCACGTCATATACGGCAGATGCAGAAGTCTAATTTGAAGACACTTGATGCACCAACGGAATACTTATTAGGTAAGGTTACTGCCACTGATATTATCGATTCAGCAACAGGTGAAGTGTTATTTAACTGTAACTCTGAAATCACCCTGGAAATGCTGGAAAAATTAATTACTAAAGGCATTAAAACAATCGAGACGCTTTATATTAATGATCTCGACTGTGGGCCTTATATTTCAGATACCGTAAAAGCTGATAATACGACAAGTCAGCTTGAAGCTTTAGTTGAAATCTATCGAATGATGCGTCCAGGTGAGCCTCCAACCAAAGAGGCGGCAGAAGCATTATTTGAAAACCTGTTTTTCTCTCCAGAGCGTTACGACTTATCTGGCGTAGGCCGGATGAAGTTTAATCGTCGGTTAGGTCGAAAAGATGACCAAGGCCAGGGTGTGCTTGATAACAGTGACATCATTGATGTTATGAAGACCCTGGTAGACATCCGTAATGGTAAAGGTCAAGTGGATGATATTGATCACTTGGGTAATCGCCGGATTCGTAGCGTTGGTGAAATGGCTGAGAACCAATTCCGTGTTGGCCTGGTTCGAGTTGAGCGTGCAGTAAAAGAGCGCTTAAGTATGGCAGAGTCTGAAGGTCTTATGCCTCAGGATTTAATTAATGCCAAGCCAGTAGCAGCAGCAATTAAAGAGTTCTTTGGCTCTAGCCAGCTATCTCAGTTTATGGACCAGAATAACCCGCTCTCTGAGGTTACTCACAAGCGTCGGGTATCTGCGTTAGGCCCAGGTGGTTTGACTCGTGAGCGTGCTGGTTTTGAGGTGCGTGACGTACACCCAACTCATTATGGTCGGGTATGTCCTATCGAAA
The window above is part of the Spartinivicinus poritis genome. Proteins encoded here:
- a CDS encoding glycine C-acetyltransferase — protein: MNQAFLEHLSSELDSIKSEGLFKGERVITSQQQANIEVAGGEHVLNFCANNYLGLANHPRLIEAAQKGLDRYGFGVASVRFICGTQDIHKSLEAKLSEFLGMEDTILYSSCFDANGGLFETILGTEDAVISDALNHASIIDGVRLCKAKRYRYANNDMADLEAQLKAVDEAGARFKLIVTDGVFSMDGIIADLKSVCDLADKYDALVMVDDSHAVGFVGENGRGSHEYAGVIDRIDIITGTLGKALGGASGGYTSGRKEIIDILRQRSRPYLFSNSLAPSIATASIEVLDMLKQGSDLRARLWDNAAYFRAEMEKAGFTLAGKDHAIIPVMIGDAALAAQMADMMLEKGIYVIGFSYPVVPKGQARIRTQISAGHTKQQIDKAVAVFIEVGKALNII
- the tdh gene encoding L-threonine 3-dehydrogenase; its protein translation is MKALAKLKREEGIWMTDRPQPEVGHNDLLIKINKTAICGTDIHIYNWDEWSQKTIPVPMVTGHEYAGEVVGIGEEVVGFEIGDRVSGEGHITCGHCRNCRAGRRHLCRNTVGVGVNRDGAFAEYLVIPAFNAFKLPDEISDELAAIFDPFGNAVHTALAFDLVGEDVLITGAGPIGIMAAAVAKHVGARHVVITDINDYRLSLAKQMGATRTVNVAKEQLEEVMKQLKMEEGFDVGLEMSGVPVAFKSMLKNMNHGGKIAMLGIPPGEMAIDWSEVIFKGLDIKGIYGREMFETWYKMASLIQSGLDLTPMITHRFHVDDFQQGFDIMRSGQSGKVVLNWD
- a CDS encoding TIGR01777 family oxidoreductase; translated protein: MQQLIYRWLIFLGISHVLLGLLFAVLANTQLFAAYTQYLFKQFDATQAANQVDLLGTMLQLFGVTVASWGVLFTVAVHQYWCDGGSLLKKAICIAVVVWLVLDTCISLYWGIEVHAYLNMPVGLAMLLPMLLLKPRQAVNYRIVLPEQYKLNDKKKFLITGGTGFIGKPLVQTLIDQGHEVIVLTRNIASGAKGIQGKVTYITALDYVSDKDQIDVIINLAGEPLAGSRWNKKKKAGFLSSRLNTTSELLALVQRLEQKPQSLISGSAIGFYGPHADEELDEQAGCVDGFSHQLCHQWEQAALKFEEHGLRVCLLRMGVVLGKNGGPLVQLQIPFKLKVATQLGEGKQWMSWVHLDDVIAMMCYLVAQHDIEGAVNITAPQPVTNEQFAESLGRVEKTWFKFRMPAAWLKVLVGEMATEVLLTGQRVVPSKIVKNGYQFKYPELHSCLKSLS
- the birA gene encoding bifunctional biotin--[acetyl-CoA-carboxylase] ligase/biotin operon repressor BirA, which produces MDALLKLLADGQFHSGDALGKSLGVSRAAVWKQLKKLQEWGLELQSVKGKGYRLGAGVSLLSQAKLEQLPQILSGEYQLRLLATSTSTNDDVQQFLKQSPGKKLICMAEYQASGRGRQGKQWVSPFASNLYMTLSWPVSKGVHTLEGLSLVVGLALAKGLSQLGINDLKVKWPNDLYWRRQKLAGILIEIVGDLYGSCTVIIGVGLNVMMPSDWRSKVSQQFVDLASIKQDRVDRNEVALNVLKNIFSFLDRFTETGFSAFKEDWAEYDACLNQPVKVIAGESELFGVARGVEDSGALIVEMEDGQRQTFSGGEVSLRPL
- a CDS encoding type III pantothenate kinase, with the protein product MNRLEVDVGNTRIKWRYAESSCYVAKGVLDLNEASGLAKKLRIQGIMPQQVFVANVAGEEVGLQLKQSCQSGWEVEPYFVKTQKNAYGIEVAYADVTKLGVDRWLAMLGCHHLYPNCSKVVVSLGSAITIDVIDMNGMHEGGYIVPGFRLMRESLRVNTAQVQVDSTNLRRVDLGKNTAEAVEHGMLKMVIAFIESVVAPLKLQNSEAIVVIAGGDAAAIASSLTVDYLHEPELVLDGLALIAQ
- the tuf gene encoding elongation factor Tu — its product is MAKEKFERTKPHVNVGTIGHVDHGKTTLTAALTRVCAEAFGGEVKAFDQIDNAPEERERGITISTAHVEYDSPTRHYAHVDCPGHADYVKNMITGAAQMDGAILVCSAADGPMPQTREHILLSRQVGVPYIVVFLNKADMVDDEELLELVEMEVRELLSQYDFPGDDTPIITGSALMALEGKDDNGMGSSAVKKLVETLDEYIPEPERAIDQPFLMPIEDVFSISGRGTVVTGRVERGIVKVGEEIEIIGIRDTQKTTCTGVEMFRKLLDEGRAGENVGVLLRGTKRDDVERGQVLAVPGSITPHTKFESEVYVLSKDEGGRHTPFFKGYRPQFYFRTTDVTGAVELPEGVEMVMPGDNIQMKVELIAPIAMEEGLRFAIREGGRTVGAGVVAKIIE